ATATATACATGAGAATAATGATccaaataaaaatgttaaaGAATTAATAGATGGTGAAGACAAATTAAATGacatattaaatatgaaCATGACAGAATCAGAAAAAGCATATCATTtagttttaaaaaaaagagaaaaacAAAGAATTGAAAATATTCTAAAGGAAAGTTATCGTGATCGTTTACAAAAatttaatgataatttGGCTTCCTTAAGTGAACATTTTGACATACCAAAGGTAGGACCAGgataaacaaaataaaacataaaaataaatagagaaaaaaaaaaaaaaaaaaaaaagagacAGAGAGAGAGATAGAAATGAAANNNNNNNNNNNNNNNNNNNNNNNNNNNNNNNNNNNNNNNNNNNNNNNNNNNNNNNNNNNNNNNNNNNNNNNNNNNNNNNNNNNNNNNNNNNNNNNNNNNNNNNNNNNNNNNNNNNNNNNNNNNNNNNNNNNNNNNNNNNNNNNNNNNNNNNNNNNNNNNNNNNNNNNNNNNNNNNNNNNNNNNNNNNNNNNNNNNNNNNNNNNNNNNNNNNNNNNNNNNNNNNNNNNNNNNNNNNNNNNNNNNNNNNNNNNNNNNNNNNNNNNNNNNNNNNNNNNNNNNNNNNNNNNNNNNNNNNNNNNNaatattaaaatttattaaaataaactaatataatatattattaatttataatattaaaaaattttaaaaaaaaaaaaaaaaaaaaaaaaaaaacacatcattattttttttgtaagTAAACATTTTGtgttatttttaaatatgtgGTTACTTTTGTActttgaaaaaaaaaaaaaaaaaaaaatatatatatatatatatatttatatatatatttatatttatatataatttttgtaatttttatgttaaTTAAAAGcttatcattttcattcttttcttcctttttctaatatggtccaataattttaatgtcttttaaaatatgtgacattgtaattataaagatgatgatatgataaattaacctataaatataataacaacaaaatatatatatttgtgtgTGTGTTTATTTTGGGGGGGTATGAGGGGGAATATGtaagaatataattattttaattattcTGCACGGTCTcatgatataatatatatataatatttattatgttgtgtctatattttgtttatttctttatttaaaggattaactatatatatagatatttATCTAAATagtaattattatattaataattatttatgaACATTATATAGagatatttttattttttaatatattaatatatacttttctataattcaatatatgttttgtattttttcttattcTTATATGAGTATTTTTGATGTGTTTTTAcctttttcatttatatcattattttataaataaacatcagcatgaaaattatttttataatgatttgtttgatttatatttttaattttatagttttgaattaaataatttataattttcttaaattttgtttttttgtttttttgttttcttataaattttaatttcCTTGATTTTTCAAAATTTGGAAAACATGAccaaatttttttttctttttttttatatgatgCATTATCtattgatatattatttccttcattatttatatacttttttttatcatcattatattttattttttgtatattctGTTTTAAACACTTAGATGTTAAATTaatttcttcttcatttttaatatttttgttaacatttataatttcatcgttatatttttttgaattgATAAATAGAACCTGTTCATGAAGTTGCTCGTTGTGTCTTATGGTTTTGAAgtttttacattttttgtcttcattatataaatgcatattttcatccttcatattttctttttttttttgtgatATCTTCTTAAAAATGTGTGCAAATTCGAAAAATCTTTTGatactttttttaattttttttttattttttcctcCTTCTTTGTGTTGATTATATGAATGTTCAtgtgataataaatatttatgatgaaaatttttatttgtgGTTTCCAACGTGTTTGATACATATCTACCTACACTTAAATCTACACCTCCACTACAATAACAATAACAactaatattattattattattattattttcatttttgtGATACgttttataattatatgcAAGGGCAGAGTAATTCATTTcattaagaaaaaaagaattatgAAAAGGGTTGGTGTTAATtaagaaattattaatttgaTAAATCATAGAATATGGATGTgttatatttctttttctttttttattattagtttttatattctccatatatgttatatgatattttatttctttaattttatcaagtatatatttacataatttatttttttttatttctataaataatttatttaatttattattattattattattattattattattattattatataatttatcgttagttatatttgtattaatattattatttgtataatattttatctcattttctttttttgaCATATCttcaaaaataatatcatcTGTTTGGGttcttaaaatattatcagTACATActttattatcattatttatataaatatatttttggTTTGTTTTGTCTATGTATTTATCTTTATCTTGATTATCTctttgtattatatttatattatcatcataactatttatatattctatatattttttatttatacagGTCTCATTTTGTAATGAATATTGTTCTgaagatttttttttatttacatatgcaacttcattattatctaaATTTCTATATGGAAcatgtttattatttgtgTAGTaagataaattattatatacttgtgatatattatttctattaatatttgaggaatttatataatttttatagCTGTCTGTTGTTTTAATATCtgttttattaatatacatatcatccatatcattatcatattttatataatttttgtttgaaaaataattattttgatttttttttataataaaattaaaaaaaaactgAGTTAAGCTAGGAGATATATCACTTTTTAAAATGGAccatataattttttcatcaggaataatttttattaaattttcatGTTTACTTTTTTTCTCATTAGAATATAAGATCATATCCTTGTttattattgatatatCTGTAGGATTGTTAATAGAATTGTTTTCATAATTATCTATAATtctattataattataattatttatatttatatttttatttatattattatcatccTTGTTACAATatatcttattattatactccccttgataattatatagaatatgattattataatcagTCTTATTGTTGTATCTTAAATTGTTGTCGTTATCTCTATATTGATAATATCTATTACattcatttttttgataatcatattgataataataataataattattactactatagttatttttattattattattattattattattattatcatcatcttttttattattatcatcttttttattattatcatcatcatcatcttTTCTTTTATCACTATCAGATTCAGAATCGCTACTACTTTCATCATTGTCAACATCATCCTTATTGgtctttttattttttttcctcttattcttcttcttattattattaccatTTCTATAATGCTCACCTTTCTCATTTGTTTTATcttcattcatattattttgcGTGTATTCACTATTTCTATTGTCgatattaatatgtatcatttcatttttaaaacGTTCTACTTGTCCTCcattttgataatatatatgacaTTCATTCTTAGCTTGATAATTTATTGATAACGAACTgatttcatttttttcatcatctataacatatgaattttttaaatgaaaaattttATTGTCAACAATTTGTGTTATAGGATATTTCTGTGTATCTTCATCTGATTTGGGTTTCTTATCTTTCtttgttttattttcttttggattttttaaatacatGCTATATCTTTTTAAAACGTCATCTTTTTTATGGCATTTACTTTGCTTGTTTTTTTCCTTACCTTCTTCTTCACCCTTATCCTTGTCTTCTTTATCTGAGTATTTAAAACAGAAATTATGTTATGcatataagaaaaaatttaaacaatatatatatataatataaaatataaaatataaaatatatacatatgtatgtatgcatatatatatatatatatatatatatgtgcgtgtgtgtgtgtgtgtGAAATAAAGCCATgcatttatataacatatagACAATATATACACTATTACATAACaatttaatttttgatTACTACTTTGTTTACTATTATTACTCATGATAAGATCATTTACACTATAAATACTACTATAGCATATCTTATTACTTCCACATTTAATACTAGAATAAGTATCattttgaatataattttgatgatcattataattaatattttcgTTGTCACTTGTATTAGAAATATAAGATACTCTTATGTGACAactttttttatcataaaaatCATCATGAAGGTACTCATTATCTATGAGCACAATACTACAATAACTACTATCActataataattaatatgataattattatattttttattactaatgtgaaattttttgtttttatttatataactATTAGGATTTCTATttatagaatatatttgttGCTCATTAGTAAAATGCctatttgtatattttttaaaaaaaaaatttttttttgatttaataataatattacctatattattagaatCCTTATTCAGAATTTGATCCATGGTTTCATATTCTTCTTGatttattactttttttaattttttttttttaacaaaataataaaaataatgagCATAAgtattaattaaaattttataattcattAAATTTATTGTCTGATTTACAATGGAACCGATACGAATTTTTTGAGAACAACAAATAAGACAATAAGAATAACCActctttatattattacataaatTAACATGATCTATTTTTGAACTTATAGTACTCATTCGAATATTAGAACCAAATTCTAAAGATATCTTAACAGCATATTCAAAAACACCTAATGCATacatataatgatataattcatttaCTTTCATAAATCTTACCTTGCCATAATCCAATCCattttgtaataataattttgtagTTTTTTCAGCATCTCTATGATGATGTTCTCgaatttcttttaatataagTTTTCTTCCTATATCACCTAATGGTCTATTAAATGATGGATGCCATATTCttcttatattatatataatatttgtgcactcattaaaattatataaattacatacatatttatttaataaaatatcttttaaaatatatcctttctttatttttacatcaaagtcataataatatttataattatccAACTCtcctttatatttttcaagTATATTCTCATAATTAATACTTTCGTTCTCACTCTCATCATTATCACAACATTCAATATCTACACAACAATCACCATCtatgttattattacaaCATGTATTATCTATATGGTCATCATTCTTTTCATCtgtttttatatgtaagcaattttgtttttttattttttttctctttttctttcttcGTTGTTCATCATTTGTATCTACCCCATCATTTGTATCTTCTACCCCATCATTTGTATCTTCTGCCtcatcatttatatctacctcatcatttatatctaCCTCATCATTTATGTCTACCCCACCATTTATATCTACCCcatcatttatatctaCCCCACCATTTAtatcttcttcatttttgTCTCTGTTCCCTTCTTTTTCCTTTTGAGctattaaaaaattaatatattgatGGAGACATTTCATATCATTATGAATCTGACAATCACATGATAACGTTTTCACCATACCATTTATAGAATTAGCACTTTTCTTACCATATCTTAGATGATTAcatatatcatttaaagaataaatacaaaaagGGGTTCTTTTAATACGTTGTGATTCTGTTTCTAGGTTGATAATAGTTCCTCCTTTTTTTACGGTACCTCCAAAAGTTTTGGCTTTTCGaattttcttattttttttactattattttcattattatttatcatattatttttcttatctTCTTTTACGTTCTTGttattctttttctttccatcgttattattacattttttattcttacTCTGTTTCATATTAATGTTCAGACTCACACTTTTTTGGTAATTCTCATCAATCCCTTCTTCATTCACGCAATCATCTTCTTGTTTAAAATAATTCGgatcattattatttatattacaatGTGGGTTATAACCATTATCTAGGAActcatttttataattattatgttgAAGGTGAGATGATCCTGCGCACATATTAGAATCTATAATTGGCGATGAAGAAAGAATCACATCTTGCTTCTCATTTATATTTGGTAG
This region of Plasmodium gaboni strain SY75 chromosome 12, whole genome shotgun sequence genomic DNA includes:
- a CDS encoding hypothetical protein (conserved Plasmodium protein, unknown function~transcript variant 2; alternatively spliced), with the translated sequence MKEDSSNDPHINRIYTQNKTICLNAPIPNNQGNNIKSNDDDKNNYCNNDIYYKKNNDMLISNTSESTDRRYYSQCVDSNLDKNYVSNRDTRCNNAIVRTYSYRKEISPNHKKNTIFRDKYIFPNDQRNYKNLREHATYNNNNEHKTNEENLFHASYVYNVNQSVSSDQARDIRENKNEKITNSCSRNSNIINEGDNYKNMNISSRPTLNVSSLNMKDINVHMIKNKKYPENYINQKIMNNNNNNNNNNNNKHMIEKEKCISEFYSYSQPLNPMIFNNNNAGNMMLNRNILNNSHMNANMDTLNYYKNYINNNIRNEQKMDNNYMKENKHMNEDILNNDMLSNDILNNEIVSSDIINDNNIRNTITDGIGSYYNLGSNKMRMFNVCRNISQSCNNDNNNNNNYNNYYNNNYNYNYNDNCEHTKHNFHNSRNDYEDAQNNDKDDITKEIEKNISLLCNQSHVDNYDMDNSIGIQENTVNRNYINPLIYMNEKEENCFNKGPYNDNNVEMINIHMTSNSHDNENNNEDMQYGNNSIYDHMTTNMDYKEEKSNNIKDKNDIHMNKTFIYNTTYESMPKRNMNIYNITNKDNQYYNNNYIQHNNNYIQHYNNYSQHYNNYSQHYNNYSQHYNNYSQHYNNYSQHYNNYSQHYNNYSQHNNNYSQLYNNYSQYDNNSGPYHNNIEPMMKNTPYNMENRQDGNHLKENNYLNNTYNNYNNMNNNYENYYYQHISSSNDKEIYDRNNNPSKKICLRSNSTNTYNKQTILYTKNMKPNNFYYTHNIIQNKFLKNEKENKTRNSTYNSFPTSINTEQKKCETTKKDTKGNLIQTGYDTIYQINEECDNYMENSSKNLNEYNQLDDQNGMYNQNISYNHNIMNNYDHSVENGEVQANMNKTDFDNTPISGCENYHMMNKNNEMVDINNNLKVYESNTMLDSRNVNISNPVNENDINKIERDNMNKDEDKDKDEDEDEDEDEDEDKDENKEVSMDREVYDTINNNNYDNNNNNYDNNNNYDNNNNNYYDYFNCYSQDNNINKLDPYEIETGGKIKNDISLQIKKENEYKNTKNILNDYNVINKCVEHNNEQLKNQIIENEHEQIEKEEETNDLVFLQRINKNFVYNTNENNYIYNIENDYKNEEVNKNINIGIEKGYTHSSYNNVSINQTVDYNKNNNYEINAKKNYDNNDMISKGINMNKESILYAQGNKINENYKMMNVENQDDISKEGNEQSEYMMNNTNSINKNIDVNNGCYINNENNVYLEENNNNINNNNNINNNNYYYYINDNRYTNDQVSGTKILNHNNNHLYNNTYDVNNLNVNNMNVNNININNRNINMKSMHINNVNMINTCNMAFIKNQPNNNNNNNNNNSSSCCYNYKSNDITSILHNVNDAPYDTYNEIPPALNNNYINTNNMLINNNNNSNNSNYYNNNNYNINHDHSMYTENIQSNQISSDNIHLTNQFDINKNGIQQNNILINNNELNENIQMIPQNDIYFTSTSSNNNIRPNSNFICTHGNNNNININKLPNINEKQDVILSSSPIIDSNMCAGSSHLQHNNYKNEFLDNGYNPHCNINNNDPNYFKQEDDCVNEEGIDENYQKSVSLNINMKQSKNKKCNNNDGKKKNNKNVKEDKKNNMINNNENNSKKNKKIRKAKTFGGTVKKGGTIINLETESQRIKRTPFCIYSLNDICNHLRYGKKSANSINGMVKTLSCDCQIHNDMKCLHQYINFLIAQKEKEGNRDKNEEDINGGVDINDGVDINGGVDINDEVDINDEVDINDEAEDTNDGVEDTNDGVDTNDEQRRKKKRKKIKKQNCLHIKTDEKNDDHIDNTCCNNNIDGDCCVDIECCDNDESENESINYENILEKYKGELDNYKYYYDFDVKIKKGYILKDILLNKYVCNLYNFNECTNIIYNIRRIWHPSFNRPLGDIGRKLILKEIREHHHRDAEKTTKLLLQNGLDYGKVRFMKVNELYHYMYALGVFEYAVKISLEFGSNIRMSTISSKIDHVNLCNNIKSGYSYCLICCSQKIRIGSIVNQTINLMNYKILINTYAHYFYYFVKKKKLKKVINQEEYETMDQILNKDSNNIGNIIIKSKKNFFFKKYTNRHFTNEQQIYSINRNPNSYINKNKKFHISNKKYNNYHINYYSDSSYCSIVLIDNEYLHDDFYDKKSCHIRVSYISNTSDNENINYNDHQNYIQNDTYSSIKCGSNKICYSSIYSVNDLIMSNNSKQSNKEDKDKGEEEGKEKNKQSKCHKKDDVLKRYSMYLKNPKENKTKKDKKPKSDEDTQKYPITQIVDNKIFHLKNSYVIDDEKNEISSLSINYQAKNECHIYYQNGGQVERFKNEMIHINIDNRNSEYTQNNMNEDKTNEKGEHYRNGNNNKKKNKRKKNKKTNKDDVDNDESSSDSESDSDKRKDDDDDNNKKDDNNKKDDDNNNNNNNNNKNNYSSNNYYYYYQYDYQKNECNRYYQYRDNDNNLRYNNKTDYNNHILYNYQGEYNNKIYCNKDDNNINKNININNYNYNRIIDNYENNSINNPTDISIINKDMILYSNEKKSKHENLIKIIPDEKIIWSILKSDISPSLTQFFFNFIIKKNQNNYFSNKNYIKYDNDMDDMYINKTDIKTTDSYKNYINSSNINRNNISQVYNNLSYYTNNKHVPYRNLDNNEVAYVNKKKSSEQYSLQNETCINKKYIEYINSYDDNINIIQRDNQDKDKYIDKTNQKYIYINNDNKVCTDNILRTQTDDIIFEDMSKKENEIKYYTNNNINTNITNDKLYNNNNNNNNNNNNKLNKLFIEIKKNKLCKYILDKIKEIKYHITYMENIKTNNKKRKRNITHPYSMIYQINNFLINTNPFHNSFFLNEMNYSALAYNYKTYHKNENNNNNNNISCYCYCSGGVDLSVGRYVSNTLETTNKNFHHKYLLSHEHSYNQHKEGGKNKKKIKKSIKRFFEFAHIFKKISQKKKENMKDENMHLYNEDKKCKNFKTIRHNEQLHEQVLFINSKKYNDEIINVNKNIKNEEEINLTSKCLKQNIQKIKYNDDKKKYINNEGNNISIDNASYKKKEKKIWSCFPNFEKSRKLKFIRKQKNKKTKFKKIINYLIQNYKIKNINQTNHYKNNFHADVYL
- a CDS encoding hypothetical protein (conserved Plasmodium protein, unknown function~transcript variant 1; alternatively spliced) translates to MKEDSSNDPHINRIYTQNKTICLNAPIPNNQGNNIKSNDDDKNNYCNNDIYYKKNNDMLISNTSESTDRRYYSQCVDSNLDKNYVSNRDTRCNNAIVRTYSYRKEISPNHKKNTIFRDKYIFPNDQRNYKNLREHATYNNNNEHKTNEENLFHASYVYNVNQSVSSDQARDIRENKNEKITNSCSRNSNIINEGDNYKNMNISSRPTLNVSSLNMKDINVHMIKNKKYPENYINQKIMNNNNNNNNNNNNKHMIEKEKCISEFYSYSQPLNPMIFNNNNAGNMMLNRNILNNSHMNANMDTLNYYKNYINNNIRNEQKMDNNYMKENKHMNEDILNNDMLSNDILNNEIVSSDIINDNNIRNTITDGIGSYYNLGSNKMRMFNVCRNISQSCNNDNNNNNNYNNYYNNNYNYNYNDNCEHTKHNFHNSRNDYEDAQNNDKDDITKEIEKNISLLCNQSHVDNYDMDNSIGIQENTVNRNYINPLIYMNEKEENCFNKGPYNDNNVEMINIHMTSNSHDNENNNEDMQYGNNSIYDHMTTNMDYKEEKSNNIKDKNDIHMNKTFIYNTTYESMPKRNMNIYNITNKDNQYYNNNYIQHNNNYIQHYNNYSQHYNNYSQHYNNYSQHYNNYSQHYNNYSQHYNNYSQHYNNYSQHNNNYSQLYNNYSQYDNNSGPYHNNIEPMMKNTPYNMENRQDGNHLKENNYLNNTYNNYNNMNNNYENYYYQHISSSNDKEIYDRNNNPSKKICLRSNSTNTYNKQTILYTKNMKPNNFYYTHNIIQNKFLKNEKENKTRNSTYNSFPTSINTEQKKCETTKKDTKGNLIQTGYDTIYQINEECDNYMENSSKNLNEYNQLDDQNGMYNQNISYNHNIMNNYDHSVENGEVQANMNKTDFDNTPISGCENYHMMNKNNEMVDINNNLKVYESNTMLDSRNVNISNPVNENDINKIERDNMNKDEDKDKDEDEDEDEDEDEDKDENKEVSMDREVYDTINNNNYDNNNNNYDNNNNYDNNNNNYYDYFNCYSQDNNINKLDPYEIETGGKIKNDISLQIKKENEYKNTKNILNDYNVINKCVEHNNEQLKNQIIENEHEQIEKEEETNDLVFLQRINKNFVYNTNENNYIYNIENDYKNEEVNKNINIGIEKGYTHSSYNNVSINQTVDYNKNNNYEINAKKNYDNNDMISKGINMNKESILYAQGNKINENYKMMNVENQDDISKEGNEQSEYMMNNTNSINKNIDVNNGCYINNENNVYLEENNNNINNNNNINNNNYYYYINDNRYTNDQVSGTKILNHNNNHLYNNTYDVNNLNVNNMNVNNININNRNINMKSMHINNVNMINTCNMAFIKNQPNNNNNNNNNNSSSCCYNYKSNDITSILHNVNDAPYDTYNEIPPALNNNYINTNNMLINNNNNSNNSNYYNNNNYNINHDHSMYTENIQSNQISSDNIHLTNQFDINKNGIQQNNILINNNELNENIQMIPQNDIYFTSTSSNNNIRPNSNFICTHGNNNNININKLPNINEKQDVILSSSPIIDSNMCAGSSHLQHNNYKNEFLDNGYNPHCNINNNDPNYFKQEDDCVNEEGIDENYQKSVSLNINMKQSKNKKCNNNDGKKKNNKNVKEDKKNNMINNNENNSKKNKKIRKAKTFGGTVKKGGTIINLETESQRIKRTPFCIYSLNDICNHLRYGKKSANSINGMVKTLSCDCQIHNDMKCLHQYINFLIAQKEKEGNRDKNEEDINGGVDINDGVDINGGVDINDEVDINDEVDINDEAEDTNDGVEDTNDGVDTNDEQRRKKKRKKIKKQNCLHIKTDEKNDDHIDNTCCNNNIDGDCCVDIECCDNDESENESINYENILEKYKGELDNYKYYYDFDVKIKKGYILKDILLNKYVCNLYNFNECTNIIYNIRRIWHPSFNRPLGDIGRKLILKEIREHHHRDAEKTTKLLLQNGLDYGKVRFMKVNELYHYMYALGVFEYAVKISLEFGSNIRMSTISSKIDHVNLCNNIKSGYSYCLICCSQKIRIGSIVNQTINLMNYKILINTYAHYFYYFVKKKKLKKVINQEEYETMDQILNKDSNNIGNIIIKSKKNFFFKKYTNRHFTNEQQIYSINRNPNSYINKNKKFHISNKKYNNYHINYYSDSSYCSIVLIDNEYLHDDFYDKKSCHIRVSYISNTSDNENINYNDHQNYIQNDTYSSIKCGSNKICYSSIYSVNDLIMSNNNKEDKDKGEEEGKEKNKQSKCHKKDDVLKRYSMYLKNPKENKTKKDKKPKSDEDTQKYPITQIVDNKIFHLKNSYVIDDEKNEISSLSINYQAKNECHIYYQNGGQVERFKNEMIHINIDNRNSEYTQNNMNEDKTNEKGEHYRNGNNNKKKNKRKKNKKTNKDDVDNDESSSDSESDSDKRKDDDDDNNKKDDNNKKDDDNNNNNNNNNKNNYSSNNYYYYYQYDYQKNECNRYYQYRDNDNNLRYNNKTDYNNHILYNYQGEYNNKIYCNKDDNNINKNININNYNYNRIIDNYENNSINNPTDISIINKDMILYSNEKKSKHENLIKIIPDEKIIWSILKSDISPSLTQFFFNFIIKKNQNNYFSNKNYIKYDNDMDDMYINKTDIKTTDSYKNYINSSNINRNNISQVYNNLSYYTNNKHVPYRNLDNNEVAYVNKKKSSEQYSLQNETCINKKYIEYINSYDDNINIIQRDNQDKDKYIDKTNQKYIYINNDNKVCTDNILRTQTDDIIFEDMSKKENEIKYYTNNNINTNITNDKLYNNNNNNNNNNNNKLNKLFIEIKKNKLCKYILDKIKEIKYHITYMENIKTNNKKRKRNITHPYSMIYQINNFLINTNPFHNSFFLNEMNYSALAYNYKTYHKNENNNNNNNISCYCYCSGGVDLSVGRYVSNTLETTNKNFHHKYLLSHEHSYNQHKEGGKNKKKIKKSIKRFFEFAHIFKKISQKKKENMKDENMHLYNEDKKCKNFKTIRHNEQLHEQVLFINSKKYNDEIINVNKNIKNEEEINLTSKCLKQNIQKIKYNDDKKKYINNEGNNISIDNASYKKKEKKIWSCFPNFEKSRKLKFIRKQKNKKTKFKKIINYLIQNYKIKNINQTNHYKNNFHADVYL